The genomic interval GCTATCCAGCTGATATTAAAGATGATAAGTTCAATAATAATTCCTCAATTTCAAGATTGTTTCGTGCGGAATGTAGGTAACCCATCTGCCTCTTACATGAATATTGTCAAAGGCTGCTGGAGTCAAGAAAAAACGCATAATATTATTTTCGAAAAGATAATATTATTTTTGAGCGTGCATGCTCTCTTCCCGGCGATATAAAACGGTTTTCCAGAACGTCACTCCATGAGCCGGCGGTCTTGCGAACCTCGGACGGCCAGACGTTGAATGTCTTGAAGAATTTCAGGCTGAAGGAAATCGGATCATAACCGAAATCCAAGGCGATCGATTTGATCGCCTTGTGATTAACCAGGAGGTCCCACAGGGCATGGCAAAGCCGAATCTTGTTGGCAAAGCTTTTCAGGGTGATGCCGGCGGCCTTTCTGAATTTATCGGAAAATGCAGTCGGCGAGTATCCGCGGTTCTTGAGGTATTCCATAACTCGAAACGTATGGCCTCTTTTTTCCATGATCTCTTTTTGAACCTGGATAACCGGGTCAAAGGGATTTATGGGCAAGATCTCTCCGGAATGGATGTCTCCTTGAAATTGATGTGTGTTGTCGGGTTCAAACGGGATCACATGCCGTCTTCCGGAAAAATCCCCTTTTTTCCGGAAAAGGATAGGACGGGCTATTAAGAAATCCGCCTCGGGAAAACTTGCCGGAACCATGAATTTTCTTGAACACACGTCGATGCTGCATTTGAAATCGCAGACGACCAGGACATGATCCGGGCGCCCCTTCTTATCCAGGCTGACCTGGACGTCCCCGACATTGCTTTGGGATTCAAAACCGTGTTCCCGACTCATTGCTTACCCCCTTTTGTGTTTTAGTCGGTTGGCGACCGGCTTTTATGAAAAGAAAAATGCAGCATCGACGGCGAAATGCGTGAGATCGAAGTTCCCGCCTCGTTGCCGGATCCGCGGGCATATTGACCTGGGTCCGGATCCGGTATATTTTCGGTGCGTTTGTTTGATCTCTTAGTCCGGAGGCCGATTTGTCAGGATGCGAATGTGAATTTGAAGCCCGAAATGAGCGGGAGCGGAAAACCCTGTGGATCGTTCTCGGCATCAACGCCTTCATGTTTGTCTTTGAACTGGTCCTGGGATTGCTGGCGGAATCCACGGCCCTCATCGCCGATTCGCTGGACATGTTCGCCGATGCCTCCGTGTATGCGATAAGCCTCTATGCCGTCGGAAAACGCGACGCCC from Acidobacteriota bacterium carries:
- a CDS encoding helix-turn-helix domain-containing protein; its protein translation is MSREHGFESQSNVGDVQVSLDKKGRPDHVLVVCDFKCSIDVCSRKFMVPASFPEADFLIARPILFRKKGDFSGRRHVIPFEPDNTHQFQGDIHSGEILPINPFDPVIQVQKEIMEKRGHTFRVMEYLKNRGYSPTAFSDKFRKAAGITLKSFANKIRLCHALWDLLVNHKAIKSIALDFGYDPISFSLKFFKTFNVWPSEVRKTAGSWSDVLENRFISPGREHARSKIILSFRK